Proteins found in one Mytilus edulis chromosome 2, xbMytEdul2.2, whole genome shotgun sequence genomic segment:
- the LOC139512510 gene encoding neuronal acetylcholine receptor subunit alpha-10-like isoform X1 has translation MHDAYKCSLVHVLCLLGFHLHNTGSNRVPDEQLLFQDLMVGYEKSVRPVVNSSSVLTVTIGLKLNQIVDLDERYQVLTTNVFIDQEWRDEHLMWEPNQYNNVKSLRIPTKQVWLPDTFIYNNADDGSTGFMQGTYILVTYDGTVLWPVPVKLKSSCKVDITYFPFDDQECILRFGSWIYSGKWMDYQSTSNATPIDLTSYVNNSEWDLLSVTLRKNIRRHSCCPDPHPDLTYILHIRRKTFYYIFNIIVPCVMLSILTLLTFWLPPTSGEKITLGLSVFLAFSMFMLLIAEEVPATSEAVPLIGIYLCVVMTMTSLSVIMAVMVINLYNRGIKTKRAPMWLRIFALRWMSKPLFLKHDLYKIASTISLEEEKEGLYLCKKHKIQNQKPSRWKSVSDQNQMMVPSSSSVRFRNRSKSETASNEADVELEETIWLKNDEIHEHPSQLRETEYTTNRSINNNKKESKFIESNTQIKEVAIRPDAEVELNLNAIQCKTRNELVKRKFIVAEWQRIATVVDRVLFWFYFLGTLASYLIILVFVPNSKYSEWSDAIDDVNDIDIEAK, from the exons ATGCATGATGCTTACAAATGCTCATTAGTACACGTGCTTTGTCTTCTTGGCTTTCATCTACATAACACAGGCA GTAATCGAGTTCCAGACGAACAGTTGTTATTCCAAGATTTGATGGTAGGATATGAAAAGTCTGTTCGTCCAGTAGTTAACTCCTCGTCTGTCTTAACTGTAACAATAGGTTTAAAGCTCAACCAAATTGTAGACTTG GATGAAAGATACCAAGTCTTAACAACGAATGTGTTCATTGATCAG GAATGGAGAGATGAACATTTAATGTGGGAGCCTAATCAGTATAACAATGTAAAGTCGTTACGAATACCAACTAAACAAGTTTGGCTACcagatacatttatatataacaa CGCTGATGACGGCTCCACCGGATTTATGCAGGGAACATACATACTAGTGACTTATGATGGGACAGTTTTATGGCCAGTGCCAGTTAAACTGAAGAGTTCCTGTAAAGTTGATATAACATATTTCCCTTTTGATGACCAAGAATGCATACTTCGTTTTGGTTCATGGATTTATAGCGGCAAGTGGATGGACTACCAGTCTACAAGTAATGCAACCCCGATAGACCTTACATCATATGTCAACAACAGTGAATGGGACCTGTTATCGGTCACTCTCCGTAAAAATATCCGGCGACACTCATGTTGCCCGGATCCTCATCCAGATCTTACCTACATTTTACATATCAGACGTAAAACATTTTACtacattttcaatattattgTTCCATGTGTTATGCTATCAATTTTGACATTATTGACATTTTGGCTACCACCTACTTCCGGTGAAAAGATCACACTTGGTCTATCTGTTTTCCTAGCTTTTTCCATGTTTATGCTTCTAATAGCCGAGGAAGTACCTGCAACATCTGAAGCTGTACCACTCATAG gAATATACCTTTGTGTTGTTATGACAATGACCTCTTTGTCTGTAATAATGGCAGTTATGGTTATCAACCTTTACAATCGTGGAATAAAAACTAAACGAGCACCTATGTGGTTGAGGATATTTGCTCTGAGATGGATGTCAAAACCATTATTCCTTAAGCACGATCTGTATAAGATTGCCAGTACCATATCTCTT GAAGAAGAAAAAGAGGGTTTATATCTATGTAAAAAGCACAAAATTCAAAACCAAAAACCTTCAAGATGGAAATCAGTGTCAGACCAAAATCAAATGATGGTCCCGTCATCGTCCTCAGTTAGATTTAGGAATAGAAGCAAGTCAGAAACTGCATCAAACGAGGCAGACGTTGAATTAGAAGAAACAATTTGGCTCAAGAATGACGAAATTCACGAACATCCCAGTCAGTTGAGAGAAACAGAGTACACCACAAATCGGTCaattaacaataataaaaagGAATCAAAGTTTATTGAATCAAATACACAAATAAAGGAGGTTGCTATAAGACCAGATGCTGAGGTCGAACTCAATCTAAACGCTATTCAGTGCAAAACCCGTAACGAGTTAgtgaaaagaaaatttattgtAGCAGAATGGCAGAGGATAGCCACAGTTGTCGATAGGGTATTATTTTGGTTCTATTTCTTGGGAACGCTAGCATCATATCTCATAATACTCGTTTTTGTTCCAAACTCAAAATATTCAGAATGGAGTGATGCAATAGACGATGTTAACGATATTGATATCGAAGCGAAGTGA
- the LOC139512510 gene encoding neuronal acetylcholine receptor subunit alpha-10-like isoform X2 produces MVGYEKSVRPVVNSSSVLTVTIGLKLNQIVDLDERYQVLTTNVFIDQEWRDEHLMWEPNQYNNVKSLRIPTKQVWLPDTFIYNNADDGSTGFMQGTYILVTYDGTVLWPVPVKLKSSCKVDITYFPFDDQECILRFGSWIYSGKWMDYQSTSNATPIDLTSYVNNSEWDLLSVTLRKNIRRHSCCPDPHPDLTYILHIRRKTFYYIFNIIVPCVMLSILTLLTFWLPPTSGEKITLGLSVFLAFSMFMLLIAEEVPATSEAVPLIGIYLCVVMTMTSLSVIMAVMVINLYNRGIKTKRAPMWLRIFALRWMSKPLFLKHDLYKIASTISLEEEKEGLYLCKKHKIQNQKPSRWKSVSDQNQMMVPSSSSVRFRNRSKSETASNEADVELEETIWLKNDEIHEHPSQLRETEYTTNRSINNNKKESKFIESNTQIKEVAIRPDAEVELNLNAIQCKTRNELVKRKFIVAEWQRIATVVDRVLFWFYFLGTLASYLIILVFVPNSKYSEWSDAIDDVNDIDIEAK; encoded by the exons ATGGTAGGATATGAAAAGTCTGTTCGTCCAGTAGTTAACTCCTCGTCTGTCTTAACTGTAACAATAGGTTTAAAGCTCAACCAAATTGTAGACTTG GATGAAAGATACCAAGTCTTAACAACGAATGTGTTCATTGATCAG GAATGGAGAGATGAACATTTAATGTGGGAGCCTAATCAGTATAACAATGTAAAGTCGTTACGAATACCAACTAAACAAGTTTGGCTACcagatacatttatatataacaa CGCTGATGACGGCTCCACCGGATTTATGCAGGGAACATACATACTAGTGACTTATGATGGGACAGTTTTATGGCCAGTGCCAGTTAAACTGAAGAGTTCCTGTAAAGTTGATATAACATATTTCCCTTTTGATGACCAAGAATGCATACTTCGTTTTGGTTCATGGATTTATAGCGGCAAGTGGATGGACTACCAGTCTACAAGTAATGCAACCCCGATAGACCTTACATCATATGTCAACAACAGTGAATGGGACCTGTTATCGGTCACTCTCCGTAAAAATATCCGGCGACACTCATGTTGCCCGGATCCTCATCCAGATCTTACCTACATTTTACATATCAGACGTAAAACATTTTACtacattttcaatattattgTTCCATGTGTTATGCTATCAATTTTGACATTATTGACATTTTGGCTACCACCTACTTCCGGTGAAAAGATCACACTTGGTCTATCTGTTTTCCTAGCTTTTTCCATGTTTATGCTTCTAATAGCCGAGGAAGTACCTGCAACATCTGAAGCTGTACCACTCATAG gAATATACCTTTGTGTTGTTATGACAATGACCTCTTTGTCTGTAATAATGGCAGTTATGGTTATCAACCTTTACAATCGTGGAATAAAAACTAAACGAGCACCTATGTGGTTGAGGATATTTGCTCTGAGATGGATGTCAAAACCATTATTCCTTAAGCACGATCTGTATAAGATTGCCAGTACCATATCTCTT GAAGAAGAAAAAGAGGGTTTATATCTATGTAAAAAGCACAAAATTCAAAACCAAAAACCTTCAAGATGGAAATCAGTGTCAGACCAAAATCAAATGATGGTCCCGTCATCGTCCTCAGTTAGATTTAGGAATAGAAGCAAGTCAGAAACTGCATCAAACGAGGCAGACGTTGAATTAGAAGAAACAATTTGGCTCAAGAATGACGAAATTCACGAACATCCCAGTCAGTTGAGAGAAACAGAGTACACCACAAATCGGTCaattaacaataataaaaagGAATCAAAGTTTATTGAATCAAATACACAAATAAAGGAGGTTGCTATAAGACCAGATGCTGAGGTCGAACTCAATCTAAACGCTATTCAGTGCAAAACCCGTAACGAGTTAgtgaaaagaaaatttattgtAGCAGAATGGCAGAGGATAGCCACAGTTGTCGATAGGGTATTATTTTGGTTCTATTTCTTGGGAACGCTAGCATCATATCTCATAATACTCGTTTTTGTTCCAAACTCAAAATATTCAGAATGGAGTGATGCAATAGACGATGTTAACGATATTGATATCGAAGCGAAGTGA